From Streptomyces sp. TLI_105, the proteins below share one genomic window:
- a CDS encoding roadblock/LC7 domain-containing protein: MIDHERTSHHRSGELDWLLDDLVMRVREVRHTVVLSNDGLAVGASNGLSREDAEHLAAIASGFHSLAKGAGRQFHTGGVRQTMVEMDDGFLFVAAAGDGSCLAVLSSVSADIGLIAYEMARLVKRVGEHLHTPPRLTVTPPAAG, encoded by the coding sequence ATGATCGACCACGAGCGGACCTCGCACCACCGGTCCGGCGAGCTGGACTGGCTCCTCGACGACCTCGTCATGCGGGTCCGCGAGGTCCGCCACACCGTGGTGCTCTCGAACGACGGACTCGCCGTGGGCGCCTCCAACGGGCTCAGCCGTGAGGACGCCGAGCACCTGGCCGCCATCGCCTCCGGCTTCCACAGCCTCGCCAAGGGCGCCGGACGGCAGTTCCACACCGGCGGAGTCCGCCAGACGATGGTCGAGATGGACGACGGCTTCCTCTTCGTCGCCGCGGCGGGAGACGGCTCCTGCCTCGCCGTCCTCAGCTCCGTGAGCGCCGACATCGGCCTCATCGCCTACGAGATGGCCCGGCTCGTGAAGCGCGTCGGCGAGCACCTGCACACCCCGCCGCGCCTCACGGTGACCCCGCCGGCCGCCGGCTGA
- a CDS encoding DUF742 domain-containing protein, which translates to MNDDSAGDGPPVPGSQWYDADAGPLVRPYAMTGGRTKPGPSNVRFDLIALVVVDDEPPGPAEEALLGPEHRSLLTLCRAETQSVAELAADADLPVGVVRVLLGDLLESGFVRVSRPVPPAQLPDERILREVIDGLRAL; encoded by the coding sequence ATGAACGACGACAGCGCCGGCGACGGCCCGCCCGTACCGGGCAGTCAGTGGTACGACGCCGACGCGGGACCGCTCGTACGTCCGTACGCGATGACCGGCGGACGGACCAAGCCGGGCCCCAGCAACGTACGGTTCGACCTCATCGCCCTCGTCGTCGTGGACGACGAGCCGCCCGGACCGGCAGAGGAAGCACTCCTCGGCCCCGAACACCGGTCCCTGCTGACCCTGTGCCGGGCCGAGACCCAGTCGGTGGCCGAACTCGCCGCCGACGCCGACCTGCCCGTCGGGGTCGTCCGGGTCCTCCTCGGCGACCTCCTCGAATCGGGCTTCGTGCGCGTCAGCCGACCCGTACCGCCCGCTCAGCTCCCTGACGAAAGAATCCTGAGGGAAGTAATCGATGGCCTACGAGCGCTCTGA
- a CDS encoding ATP/GTP-binding protein, which translates to MAYERSESTGEGDAADTSALALKILVAGGFGVGKTTLVGAVSEIRPLRTEEQLSRAGELVDDTGGVDQKTTTTVAMDFGRITIRSGLSLYLFGTPGQDRFWFLWDELSQGALGAVVLADTRRLEDCFPAVDYFEHRKIPFVVAVNCFTGARAYGAHDVSRALDLDRGTPVVLCDARDRDSGKEVLIRLVEYAGRMHTARLLDTVG; encoded by the coding sequence ATGGCCTACGAGCGCTCTGAGAGCACCGGCGAGGGCGACGCAGCGGACACCTCCGCCCTCGCGCTGAAGATCCTGGTCGCCGGCGGATTCGGCGTCGGGAAGACCACCCTCGTCGGCGCGGTCAGCGAGATCCGGCCCCTGCGCACGGAGGAACAGCTCAGCAGGGCCGGGGAACTCGTCGACGACACCGGTGGCGTCGACCAGAAGACCACCACGACCGTCGCCATGGACTTCGGCCGCATCACGATCCGCTCCGGGCTCTCGCTCTACCTCTTCGGCACGCCCGGCCAGGACCGGTTCTGGTTCCTCTGGGACGAGCTGTCGCAGGGCGCCCTGGGGGCCGTCGTCCTCGCCGACACGCGACGCCTGGAGGACTGCTTCCCGGCGGTCGACTACTTCGAGCACCGGAAGATCCCCTTCGTGGTCGCGGTCAACTGCTTCACGGGCGCGCGTGCGTACGGGGCGCACGACGTGTCCCGCGCCCTCGACCTGGACCGCGGCACGCCCGTCGTGCTGTGCGACGCGCGCGACCGCGACTCGGGGAAGGAAGTGCTGATCCGTCTGGTCGAGTACGCGGGGCGGATGCACACCGCCCGGCTCCTGGACACGGTCGGCTGA
- a CDS encoding roadblock/LC7 domain-containing protein — protein sequence MALDKELDWLLDDLTQRVGYIRHALVLSNDGLVTGASSGLVREDAEHLAAVSSGLHSLARGSGRHFRAGRARQTMVEFDDALLFVTAAGEGSCLCVLSAAEADVGQVAYEMTLLVNRVGEHLGVAARQPGLPGGGVL from the coding sequence ATGGCGTTGGACAAGGAACTGGACTGGCTCCTGGACGACCTGACGCAGCGGGTCGGATACATACGGCACGCACTGGTGCTGTCGAACGACGGCCTGGTGACGGGCGCGAGCAGCGGACTCGTCCGCGAGGACGCCGAGCACCTGGCGGCCGTCTCCTCCGGTCTGCACAGCCTCGCACGGGGCTCGGGGCGGCACTTCAGGGCGGGCCGGGCACGGCAGACGATGGTGGAGTTCGACGACGCGCTGCTCTTCGTGACGGCGGCGGGCGAGGGCAGCTGCCTGTGTGTCCTGAGCGCGGCGGAGGCGGACGTCGGTCAGGTGGCGTACGAGATGACGCTGCTGGTCAACCGGGTCGGCGAACACCTCGGCGTGGCGGCGCGGCAGCCCGGCCTCCCGGGCGGCGGCGTGCTCTGA